From Macaca mulatta isolate MMU2019108-1 chromosome 1, T2T-MMU8v2.0, whole genome shotgun sequence, the proteins below share one genomic window:
- the TRAPPC3 gene encoding trafficking protein particle complex subunit 3, translating into MSRQANRGTESKKMSSELFTLTYGALVTQLCKDYENDEDVNKQLDKMGFNIGVRLIEDFLARSNVGRCHDFRETADVIAKVAFKMYLGITPSITNWSPAGDEFSLILENNPLVDFVELPDNHSSLIYSNLLCGVLRGALEMVQMAVEAKFVQDTLKGDGVTEIRMRFIRRIEDNLPAGEE; encoded by the exons AGCTCTGAGCTCTTCACCCTGACCTATGGTGCTCTGGTCACCCAGCTATGCAAGGACTATGAAAATGATGAAGATGTGAATAAACAGCTGGACAAAAT GGGCTTTAACATTGGAGTCCGGCTGATTGAAGATTTCTTGGCTCGGTCAAATGTCGGGAGGTGCCATGACTTTCGGGAAACTGCGGATGTCATTGCCAAG GTGGCGTTCAAGATGTACTTGGGCATCACTCCAAGCATTACTAATTGGAGCCCAGCTGGTGATGAATTCTCCCTCATTTTGGAAAATAACCCCTTGGTGGACTTTGTGGAACTTCCTGATAACCACTCATCCCTTATTTATTCCAATCTCTTGTGTGGGGTATTGCGGGGAGCTTTGGAGATG GTCCAGATGGCTGTGGAGGCAAAGTTTGTCCAGGACACCCTGAAAGGAGACGGTGTGACAGAAATCCGGATGAGATTCATCAGGCGGATTGAGGACAATCTTCCAGCTGGAGAGGAGTAA
- the TRAPPC3 gene encoding trafficking protein particle complex subunit 3 isoform X2 → MGFNIGVRLIEDFLARSNVGRCHDFRETADVIAKVAFKMYLGITPSITNWSPAGDEFSLILENNPLVDFVELPDNHSSLIYSNLLCGVLRGALEMVQMAVEAKFVQDTLKGDGVTEIRMRFIRRIEDNLPAGEE, encoded by the exons AT GGGCTTTAACATTGGAGTCCGGCTGATTGAAGATTTCTTGGCTCGGTCAAATGTCGGGAGGTGCCATGACTTTCGGGAAACTGCGGATGTCATTGCCAAG GTGGCGTTCAAGATGTACTTGGGCATCACTCCAAGCATTACTAATTGGAGCCCAGCTGGTGATGAATTCTCCCTCATTTTGGAAAATAACCCCTTGGTGGACTTTGTGGAACTTCCTGATAACCACTCATCCCTTATTTATTCCAATCTCTTGTGTGGGGTATTGCGGGGAGCTTTGGAGATG GTCCAGATGGCTGTGGAGGCAAAGTTTGTCCAGGACACCCTGAAAGGAGACGGTGTGACAGAAATCCGGATGAGATTCATCAGGCGGATTGAGGACAATCTTCCAGCTGGAGAGGAGTAA
- the TRAPPC3 gene encoding trafficking protein particle complex subunit 3 isoform X1 — protein sequence MSRQANRGTESKKMSSELFTLTYGALVTQLCKDYENDEDVNKQLDKILFSNFLPRGFNIGVRLIEDFLARSNVGRCHDFRETADVIAKVAFKMYLGITPSITNWSPAGDEFSLILENNPLVDFVELPDNHSSLIYSNLLCGVLRGALEMVQMAVEAKFVQDTLKGDGVTEIRMRFIRRIEDNLPAGEE from the exons AGCTCTGAGCTCTTCACCCTGACCTATGGTGCTCTGGTCACCCAGCTATGCAAGGACTATGAAAATGATGAAGATGTGAATAAACAGCTGGACAAAAT TCTCTTCTCTAACTTCCTTCCCAGGGGCTTTAACATTGGAGTCCGGCTGATTGAAGATTTCTTGGCTCGGTCAAATGTCGGGAGGTGCCATGACTTTCGGGAAACTGCGGATGTCATTGCCAAG GTGGCGTTCAAGATGTACTTGGGCATCACTCCAAGCATTACTAATTGGAGCCCAGCTGGTGATGAATTCTCCCTCATTTTGGAAAATAACCCCTTGGTGGACTTTGTGGAACTTCCTGATAACCACTCATCCCTTATTTATTCCAATCTCTTGTGTGGGGTATTGCGGGGAGCTTTGGAGATG GTCCAGATGGCTGTGGAGGCAAAGTTTGTCCAGGACACCCTGAAAGGAGACGGTGTGACAGAAATCCGGATGAGATTCATCAGGCGGATTGAGGACAATCTTCCAGCTGGAGAGGAGTAA